A section of the Citrus sinensis cultivar Valencia sweet orange chromosome 8, DVS_A1.0, whole genome shotgun sequence genome encodes:
- the LOC107174953 gene encoding auxin-responsive protein SAUR23-like, with translation MGIRLLSMIHNAKQILKRHNNHALKSADQVVPRGHIAVYVGEMERKRFVVPISYLNHPLFADLLNRAEEEFGFNHPMGGLTIPCKEDAFIDLTSRLH, from the coding sequence ATGGGTATCCGTTTGCTTTCCATGATCCACAATGCCAAGCAAATCTTGAAGAGGCATAATAATCATGCGCTTAAATCGGCAGATCAAGTAGTACCAAGAGGCCACATTGCAGTTTATGTTGGAGAGATGGAAAGAAAGAGATTTGTGGTTCccatttcttatttgaatcACCCTTTATTTGCTGACTTGCTTAACAGGGCAGAGGAAGAGTTTGGCTTCAATCATCCCATGGGGGGTCTTACAATTCCATGCAAGGAAGATGCTTTCATTGATCTCACTTCAAGGttacattaa